Proteins encoded in a region of the Drosophila sechellia strain sech25 chromosome 2L, ASM438219v1, whole genome shotgun sequence genome:
- the LOC6613220 gene encoding uncharacterized protein LOC6613220 isoform X2, translated as MAMYFYASKISAIACGTRCKQTVLQKSRGQRDRDKCHHGHHGHHQHHRRHHRRRCRISSNSSSSDSESADDCCLELGESGADSKEGGAGGGAGLQGAQGGIFSLDPGHLTAETALLGGNIRYRRRHSAEQLSAYDLEMGFQQLELGTTISVGPKNEDLVQYDVPKNPHKRSQCDINFESSVLGSGGIMYINGRIVSGPLDSLIETLLPKDVVDLDKEFVFSFLLSCRLFLRPHELLGRLLDSVPDSECLESLVSLLAEWTMKFPYDYRDERMMSHVKHIVARCSNSHLEAAVSQTLSALLKRLTDLERHEADLRACQTNDKSASETPLNCPTATQYAQIVCRVEKKLAKHIGGEEFLQCSSMILLDKQKWDQPSTSGAPPGAQDPKKTCNLETYLDWSARLRLFVCNEILQSVGIEGRSRTVELWSGVAQYCLLVGNYNSATAILESLESPAIARLKITWSKLQVTCQQLDCMQRHAEGHGHLWQKQAISLNEQQEGLKTDKQPPKEPAAQGAAPAQGTIAIAITTSPDSDEKPSTSGRVAGIAGISAATMESAPVPVASGSNVDAATAATSTAAATTPLASSGKPNDWVVIPVFADIVKLALGERENCLQRLANGHINMAAFDRMAAIVGAFTKHMQAMKAAQAPSSGEYEHFCRHMQQTTKLGEAELMMASFDCEEPNNAEKLMYDLN; from the exons ATGGCGATGTACTTTTATGCCAGCAAGATATCAGCCATCGCCTGCGGAACGCGTTGCAAGCAGACCGTGCTGCAGAAGTCGCGGGGTCAGCGCGACCGGGACAAATGCCACCATGGCCATCATggccaccaccagcaccaccggCGCCACCACCGTCGACGGTGCCGCATTAGCAGTAACAGCAGCAGCTCGGACAGCGAATCTGCGGATGACTGCTGCCTGGAGTTGGGCGAATCTGGAGCGGATTCGAAAGAAGGCGGAGCAGGCGGTGGAGCCGGATTACAGGGAGCCCAAGGAGGCATATTCTCCCTGGATCCGGGTCATCTGACGGCGGAGACAGCTCTCCTGGGTGGCAATATTCGCTACAGGCGACGACACAGCGCCGAGCAGTTGAGTGCCTACGATCTGGAAATGGGGTTTCAGCAATTAGAG CTTGGCACCACAATATCGGTTGGGCCGAAAAACGAGGATTTGGTCCAGTACGATGTGCCCAAAAATCCGCACAAACGCAGCCAATGTGATATTAATTTTGAG AGCTCGGTTTTGGGCTCCGGCGGtattatgtacataaatgGTAGAATAGTTTCCGGGCCACTGGACTCCCTCATCGAAACGCTGCTGCCCAAGGATGTTGTGGACTTAGATAAG GAATTTGTATTCTCGTTTTTATTATCCTGCCGCTTGTTCCTGCGACCCCACGAATTGCTGGGCAGACTGCTGGACTCGGTACCTGATAGCGAATGCTTGGAGTCCCTGGTGTCCCTGCTGGCCGAGTGGACGATGAAGTTCCCCTACGACTATAGGGATGAGCGGATGATGAGCCATGTCAAACATATCGTTGCCAG ATGTTCCAATTCGCATTTGGAAGCCGCTGTCTCCCAAACACTGAGTGCCTTACTAAAACGACTGACTGATTTAGAGAGACATGAGGCGGACCTACGAGCCTGCCAGACCAACGACAAG TCTGCATCAGAAACACCACTCAACTGTCCAACGGCCACGCAGTACGCACAAATCGTTTGTCGGGTGGAAAAGAAACTGGCCAAGCACATTGGTGGCGAGGAGTTCCTCCAGTGCAGCAGCATGATCCTCCTCGATAAGCAG AAGTGGGACCAACCATCCACGTCGGGCGCTCCGCCAGGAGCCCAGGATCCGAAGAAGACGTGCAACCTGGAAACCTATCTGGATTGGTCGGCACGTCTGCGTCTGTTTGTCTGCAACGAGATCCTGCAG AGCGTCGGCATCGAGGGACGCAGTCGAACCGTGGAACTCTGGAGCGGAGTGGCCCAGTATTGCCTCCTGGTGGGCAACTACAATAGTGCCACGGCCATTTTGGAGTCCCTGGAATCGCCGGCCATAGCGCGGCTTAAAATTACG TGGAGCAAATTGCAAGTGACGTGTCAACAATTGGACTGCATGCAGCGCCACGCCGAGGGCCATGGACATTTATGGCAGAAGCAGGCCATCTCCCTAAATGAGCAGCAGGAGGGTCTCAAGACTGATAAGCAGCCGCCCAAGGAGCCGGCGGCCCAAGGAGCAGCTCCGGCGCAAGGAActatcgccatcgccatcacaACGTCACCCGACTCGGATGAGAAGCCATCGACAAGTGGCCGAGTGGCTGGCATAGCAGGCATTTCCG CTGCAACAATGGAATCCGCTCCAGTTCCTGTGGCAAGTGGCAGCAACGTAGATGCTGCAACTGCGGCAACTTCGACGGCGGCAGCAACCACACCATTAGCAAGTTCGGGCAAGCCAAATGATTGGGTTGTTATTCCAGTGTTTGCGGATATTGTTAAACTGGCGTTGGGCGAGCGTGAGAACTGTTTGCAGCG CTTAGCAAATGGCCACATCAATATGGCTGCCTTCGATCGAATGGCCGCCATTGTTGGGGCATTCACCAAACACATGCAGGCGATGAAGGCGGCCCAGGCGCCATCTAGCGGCGAGTACGAGCACTTCTGCCGCCACATGCAGCAAACAACGAAACTTGGCGAGGCGG
- the LOC6613220 gene encoding uncharacterized protein LOC6613220 isoform X1: MAMYFYASKISAIACGTRCKQTVLQKSRGQRDRDKCHHGHHGHHQHHRRHHRRRCRISSNSSSSDSESADDCCLELGESGADSKEGGAGGGAGLQGAQGGIFSLDPGHLTAETALLGGNIRYRRRHSAEQLSAYDLEMGFQQLELGTTISVGPKNEDLVQYDVPKNPHKRSQCDINFESSVLGSGGIMYINGRIVSGPLDSLIETLLPKDVVDLDKEFVFSFLLSCRLFLRPHELLGRLLDSVPDSECLESLVSLLAEWTMKFPYDYRDERMMSHVKHIVARCSNSHLEAAVSQTLSALLKRLTDLERHEADLRACQTNDKSASETPLNCPTATQYAQIVCRVEKKLAKHIGGEEFLQCSSMILLDKQKKWDQPSTSGAPPGAQDPKKTCNLETYLDWSARLRLFVCNEILQSVGIEGRSRTVELWSGVAQYCLLVGNYNSATAILESLESPAIARLKITWSKLQVTCQQLDCMQRHAEGHGHLWQKQAISLNEQQEGLKTDKQPPKEPAAQGAAPAQGTIAIAITTSPDSDEKPSTSGRVAGIAGISAATMESAPVPVASGSNVDAATAATSTAAATTPLASSGKPNDWVVIPVFADIVKLALGERENCLQRLANGHINMAAFDRMAAIVGAFTKHMQAMKAAQAPSSGEYEHFCRHMQQTTKLGEAELMMASFDCEEPNNAEKLMYDLN; encoded by the exons ATGGCGATGTACTTTTATGCCAGCAAGATATCAGCCATCGCCTGCGGAACGCGTTGCAAGCAGACCGTGCTGCAGAAGTCGCGGGGTCAGCGCGACCGGGACAAATGCCACCATGGCCATCATggccaccaccagcaccaccggCGCCACCACCGTCGACGGTGCCGCATTAGCAGTAACAGCAGCAGCTCGGACAGCGAATCTGCGGATGACTGCTGCCTGGAGTTGGGCGAATCTGGAGCGGATTCGAAAGAAGGCGGAGCAGGCGGTGGAGCCGGATTACAGGGAGCCCAAGGAGGCATATTCTCCCTGGATCCGGGTCATCTGACGGCGGAGACAGCTCTCCTGGGTGGCAATATTCGCTACAGGCGACGACACAGCGCCGAGCAGTTGAGTGCCTACGATCTGGAAATGGGGTTTCAGCAATTAGAG CTTGGCACCACAATATCGGTTGGGCCGAAAAACGAGGATTTGGTCCAGTACGATGTGCCCAAAAATCCGCACAAACGCAGCCAATGTGATATTAATTTTGAG AGCTCGGTTTTGGGCTCCGGCGGtattatgtacataaatgGTAGAATAGTTTCCGGGCCACTGGACTCCCTCATCGAAACGCTGCTGCCCAAGGATGTTGTGGACTTAGATAAG GAATTTGTATTCTCGTTTTTATTATCCTGCCGCTTGTTCCTGCGACCCCACGAATTGCTGGGCAGACTGCTGGACTCGGTACCTGATAGCGAATGCTTGGAGTCCCTGGTGTCCCTGCTGGCCGAGTGGACGATGAAGTTCCCCTACGACTATAGGGATGAGCGGATGATGAGCCATGTCAAACATATCGTTGCCAG ATGTTCCAATTCGCATTTGGAAGCCGCTGTCTCCCAAACACTGAGTGCCTTACTAAAACGACTGACTGATTTAGAGAGACATGAGGCGGACCTACGAGCCTGCCAGACCAACGACAAG TCTGCATCAGAAACACCACTCAACTGTCCAACGGCCACGCAGTACGCACAAATCGTTTGTCGGGTGGAAAAGAAACTGGCCAAGCACATTGGTGGCGAGGAGTTCCTCCAGTGCAGCAGCATGATCCTCCTCGATAAGCAG AAGAAGTGGGACCAACCATCCACGTCGGGCGCTCCGCCAGGAGCCCAGGATCCGAAGAAGACGTGCAACCTGGAAACCTATCTGGATTGGTCGGCACGTCTGCGTCTGTTTGTCTGCAACGAGATCCTGCAG AGCGTCGGCATCGAGGGACGCAGTCGAACCGTGGAACTCTGGAGCGGAGTGGCCCAGTATTGCCTCCTGGTGGGCAACTACAATAGTGCCACGGCCATTTTGGAGTCCCTGGAATCGCCGGCCATAGCGCGGCTTAAAATTACG TGGAGCAAATTGCAAGTGACGTGTCAACAATTGGACTGCATGCAGCGCCACGCCGAGGGCCATGGACATTTATGGCAGAAGCAGGCCATCTCCCTAAATGAGCAGCAGGAGGGTCTCAAGACTGATAAGCAGCCGCCCAAGGAGCCGGCGGCCCAAGGAGCAGCTCCGGCGCAAGGAActatcgccatcgccatcacaACGTCACCCGACTCGGATGAGAAGCCATCGACAAGTGGCCGAGTGGCTGGCATAGCAGGCATTTCCG CTGCAACAATGGAATCCGCTCCAGTTCCTGTGGCAAGTGGCAGCAACGTAGATGCTGCAACTGCGGCAACTTCGACGGCGGCAGCAACCACACCATTAGCAAGTTCGGGCAAGCCAAATGATTGGGTTGTTATTCCAGTGTTTGCGGATATTGTTAAACTGGCGTTGGGCGAGCGTGAGAACTGTTTGCAGCG CTTAGCAAATGGCCACATCAATATGGCTGCCTTCGATCGAATGGCCGCCATTGTTGGGGCATTCACCAAACACATGCAGGCGATGAAGGCGGCCCAGGCGCCATCTAGCGGCGAGTACGAGCACTTCTGCCGCCACATGCAGCAAACAACGAAACTTGGCGAGGCGG